In a genomic window of Tachysurus vachellii isolate PV-2020 chromosome 13, HZAU_Pvac_v1, whole genome shotgun sequence:
- the chmp1a gene encoding charged multivesicular body protein 1a, translated as MDDTLFQLKFTAKQLERLAKKAEKDSKAEQAKVKKALQQKNVDCARVYAENAIRKKNEGVNWLRMASRVDAVASKVQTAVTMKAVTKNMSQVTKALDKALNSMDLQKVSAVMDKFESQVQNLDVHTSVMEDSMSSATTLTTPQQQVDDLIVQIAEESGLEVMDQLNELPAGASALGESSVRAQDREDQLSRRLAALRN; from the exons acacactgttcCAGTTAAAG TTTACAGCAAAGCAGCTGGAGAGACTGGCAAAGAAAGCTGAGAAGGACTCAAAGGCAGAGCAGGCTAAGGTTAAAAAG gctctTCAACAGAAGAATGTTGactgtgcacgtgtgtatgcTGAGAATGCCATCCGTAAGAAGAATGAAGGGGTGAACTGGCTGCGTATGGCATCACGTGTCGATGCCGTGGCTTCTAAAGTTCAAACCGCTGTCACCATGAAGGCG GTGACTAAGAACATGTCTCAGGTGACCAAGGCTCTGGATAAAGCTCTGAATTCCATGGACCTGCAGAAGGTGTCGGCCGTCATGGACAAGTTTGAGAGTCAGGTCCAGAATCTGGATGTACACACTTCA gtaATGGAGGACTCCATGAGCTCAGCCACCACCCTGACAACGCCGCAGCAGCAGGTGGATGATCTGATTGTGCAGATTGCAGAGGAGAGCGGGCTGGAGGTGATGGATCAGCTCAATGAACTTCCTGCAGGAGCCTCTGCCCTCGGAGAGAGTTCAGTCAGGGCACAGGACAGAGAGGACCAGCTGTCCCggag GTTGGCGGCTCTGAGGAACTGA